From the Pseudarthrobacter sp. MM222 genome, one window contains:
- a CDS encoding response regulator: MLLNPLQETTEQSVVAGPPRPPGFLDIKILGPLRIQSATATLDASGLGGTKPRQILEILLLNLGMPVSKDRLIDVLWAGRPPAEALPTLESYVSVLRRHLQPGQGKTGPLRTVTGGYMMDPLLVNLDVSRFNELSRRASQCEPPEALKLLQEALTLATAPLLGDELQASWAEEERGQHELRVGRARALAAKLALSLDEPELAIAWAREAVAIDRLNESAWSSLVLGLEASGQPLEALRAFEEFRRTLDREMGCSPGDSLRAAHARLLRLTADHTPPVSVADPKIPASPNGSQPVRDAAPAATLRIVTIDDHRTFTELLTSALDREPDLQSVGSAESVETGVLMCRELAPDVVVMDYHLPDGDGLTAARRILEQDPDTRIIMLTGDPTQEVLRQAAAIGICGFLPKDGSLAIMLDTLRHARAGNMVVHPSLVAQIGVPQMAPPGGNYPDPLSIREVDVLRLMAEGQEIRAVAKGLGISVHACRGHVRTIFSKLGSHTHTEAMAEAEVRGILSVDGVQAF; encoded by the coding sequence CGGATCCAATCCGCAACCGCAACCTTGGATGCCAGCGGGCTCGGCGGTACCAAACCGCGTCAGATCCTCGAAATCCTTCTTTTGAATCTGGGCATGCCCGTATCCAAGGACCGTCTTATTGACGTCCTGTGGGCTGGGCGGCCGCCGGCGGAGGCACTTCCGACGCTGGAAAGCTACGTCAGCGTGCTTCGCCGGCACCTCCAGCCCGGCCAGGGCAAGACCGGTCCGCTTCGGACGGTCACTGGTGGCTACATGATGGATCCCCTCCTGGTGAACCTTGACGTCAGCCGCTTTAATGAACTCTCCAGGCGGGCATCGCAGTGCGAGCCGCCGGAGGCATTGAAGCTCCTGCAGGAAGCGCTCACCCTGGCCACCGCGCCCTTGCTGGGGGACGAGTTGCAGGCGTCGTGGGCGGAGGAAGAGCGAGGCCAGCATGAACTTCGGGTCGGCCGGGCCCGAGCCCTCGCCGCCAAATTGGCGCTGTCCCTGGACGAACCCGAACTGGCAATCGCCTGGGCAAGGGAAGCCGTAGCAATTGATCGCCTAAACGAGAGCGCCTGGTCTTCCCTCGTCCTTGGGCTGGAGGCGTCAGGGCAGCCGCTCGAAGCGCTCCGGGCCTTTGAGGAGTTCCGCCGCACATTGGACCGGGAGATGGGGTGCAGCCCAGGGGATTCGCTTCGCGCCGCACACGCCCGCCTGCTGCGGTTGACCGCCGACCACACACCCCCGGTGTCCGTGGCTGACCCCAAAATCCCGGCGTCGCCAAATGGAAGCCAGCCCGTCAGGGACGCGGCTCCCGCGGCCACCCTTCGGATCGTCACTATCGATGACCACCGGACGTTCACCGAACTGCTGACCAGCGCACTGGACCGGGAACCGGACCTGCAGAGTGTGGGCTCGGCTGAGTCCGTAGAGACTGGCGTGCTGATGTGCCGTGAACTGGCACCAGACGTGGTGGTCATGGATTATCACTTGCCGGATGGCGACGGGCTCACGGCCGCACGCCGGATTCTGGAACAGGACCCGGATACGCGGATCATCATGCTGACGGGCGACCCCACCCAAGAAGTCCTCCGGCAGGCAGCGGCAATAGGAATCTGCGGTTTCCTGCCCAAAGACGGCTCGCTGGCCATCATGCTCGATACCCTCCGGCATGCCAGGGCCGGGAACATGGTGGTTCATCCCTCGCTGGTGGCACAGATTGGTGTCCCCCAAATGGCTCCCCCGGGCGGGAACTACCCGGACCCGCTCAGCATCCGCGAGGTGGACGTCCTGCGTTTGATGGCCGAAGGGCAGGAAATAAGGGCAGTAGCAAAGGGCCTGGGCATCTCGGTCCACGCCTGCCGCGGACATGTCAGAACCATCTTTTCCAAGCTCGGCTCGCATACGCACACGGAAGCTATGGCCGAGGCGGAAGTCCGTGGGATCTTGAGCGTTGACGGTGTCCAGGCCTTCTGA